A single window of Aspergillus puulaauensis MK2 DNA, chromosome 5, nearly complete sequence DNA harbors:
- a CDS encoding uncharacterized protein (COG:S;~EggNog:ENOG410PPZV;~InterPro:IPR037738), which produces MSSTLSPLTSTSPSPPPASSFTSYFDSLTRKRQQKKMSITQTYYLAHTARRKLTREASRADHDLRLLVGHANLLDTLMVDLADAEQEQERWFNQTVSGATKGSYRPEHQHIQWAETVVEEPEEDWDPEDLSDEDSDLSEEEDSDFEDDYTPIRRRAPSPAAVITETELEEDYDSSDSDSDSEFEYDDAEDLDELALTRSPSRQTPPELSHDEDEESEDDSMPPSPPQPVLETFDEKQAHTTEIALSDSDFEHRYYVPQAQQPMIEAC; this is translated from the coding sequence ATGTCTTCAACACTTTCTCCGCTTACTTCtacctctccatcccctccgcctgcttcctccttcacATCATACTTCGACTCTCTCACGCGGAAGCGCCAACAGAAAAAAATGAGCATCACCCAAACATACTACCTCGCCCACACGGCCCGCCGGAAGCTTACTCGGGAAGCCTCCCGAGCGGACCATGACTTGCGCCTGCTCGTCGGCCACGCAAACCTCCTCGACACTCTTATGGTAGATCTGGCCGACGctgaacaagaacaagagcGCTGGTTCAATCAAACTGTCAGCGGCGCCACCAAGGGTTCCTACCGCCCTGAACACCAGCACATCCAATGGGCGGAAACAGTCGTCGAAGAGCCCGAGGAGGATTGGGACCCAGAGGACCTATCCGACGAAGACTCAGACCttagcgaggaggaagactcGGACTTTGAGGATGACTACACACCTATTCGACGACGAGCACCATCACCAGCCGCCGTTATCACCGAGaccgagctggaggaagactACGACTCGTCCGACTCTGACTCCGACTCTGAATTTGAATACGATGACGCTGAGGATCTCGATGAACTTGCTTTGACTCGATCACCATCGCGACAAACACCTCCAGAGCTGTCgcacgacgaggacgaggaatcCGAGGATGACAGCATGCCTCCGTCACCACCACAGCCGGTCCTCGAGACCTTTGACGAGAAGCAAGCTCATACCACCGAGATCGCACTCTCCGACTCAGACTTCGAACATCGGTATTATGTACCGCAAGCGCAGCAACCGATGATTGAAGCATGTTGA
- a CDS encoding pectate lyase (CAZy:PL3;~COG:G;~EggNog:ENOG410PK1F;~InterPro:IPR012334,IPR004898,IPR011050;~PFAM:PF03211;~SECRETED:SignalP(1-17);~go_component: GO:0005576 - extracellular region [Evidence IEA];~go_function: GO:0030570 - pectate lyase activity [Evidence IEA]): protein MLSKIALASSMIPVALACLGYEGGLPQHTAHHSNSAPIEIAAGQTFDAGWAKYDRGSGACTSGEGGNDDAVFILRSGATLKNVIIGKDQKEGVHCEGPCTLEFVWFEDVCEDAITVRGDSAGQESWIIGGGAYHASDKVVQHNGCGTVNIINFYAEDYGKVYRSCGNCSSQCKRNVYVEGTTAYNGGEIVGINLNYGDTATLKNVCTDADHPCVFYDGCSNSCEPQKVGYCSG from the exons ATGTTGTCTAAGATTGCCCTAGCTTCTTCTATGATCCCCGTTGCTCTAGCCTGTCTAGGCTACGAGGGGGGTCTCCCACAGCATACCGCCCACCACTCAAACAGCGCCCCGATCGAGATTGCTGCTGGTCAAACTTTTGATGCTGGCTGGGCCAAGTATGACCGTGGTTCCGGCGCATGCACTAGCGGTGAAGGTGGAAATGATGATgctgtcttcatcctccgATCTGGTGCAACTCTGAAGAACGTCATCATTGGAAAAGACCAGAAGGAGGGGGTTCACTGCGAGGGCCCCTGCACTTTGGAGTTCGTTTGGTTTGAGGACGTTTGTGAGGATGCTATCACCGTT CGAGGAGACTCTGCCGGACAAGAGTCCTGGATCATTGGCGGTGGTGCTTACCACGCCAGCGACAAGGTTGTCCAGCACAATGGCTGTGGTACTGTGAAT ATAATCAACTTCTACGCCGAAGACTACGGCAAGGTCTACCGCTCCTGCGGCAACTGCAGCTCCCAGTGCAAGCGCAATGTCTACGTTGAGGGCACTACCGCATACAACGGTGGTGAAATTGTCGGCATCAACCTGAACTATGGGGACACCGCTACCTTGAAAAACGTCTGCACCGACGCCGACCACCCTTGCGTCTTCTATGATGGCTGCAGCAACAGCTGTGAGCCGCAGAAAGTCGGATACTGCTCTGGTTAA